A window of Staphylococcus lloydii genomic DNA:
TTGAAAGCTTTATCTGTTGGATACTTTTGAGTAGCTCTCATAAGTATTTTACTAAGTAACGACCTAGAAGTAATCGTCTCTTCTTCTAATGGAGCCATAAACTTCAATGTAATCATCGTCGTTTTAAACTTAGTTGTTGGTAATACACTTACATGAAAATTATCTTGTGGTTTTATATTTTCCAATAATTTTCCCCACTTTCATTTTAGTTTATACTCTATTTCTTACCGCTTTAAATTTAACTAAACTACTTTTAAAGTAATTAAATGAATAAAACACAGGTTTATCATTTTCATCATAATGAACTAATTTTAACAACATTAAACCTTCATGAGGTGAAGCATTCAATAGATCAGAGATGTGTGGTTCATAACTTATCGCTTCTATTTCGGTTTCAGCATAACTAATTTCTTTATCAGAATATTGTTCAATCGCGTTTAAAATAGATTGTCTATGTTCTTGATACTGGAAACAGGTCAAATCATCATTTGGAATTTTATCTAAACAATAAACGACTGGAAATTGATCTGCCGTACGAATACGCTCAATAATCGTGACAAGTGTTTTATCTTCTATTTCTAAAGTATATGCATCTAAAGATGTAGCTGGCTTTTCATCTAAGCTAATAAATTCAGTACCTGCATTATAACCTTGTTCTTCAATCATTTCACTTATACTTACTAATTCCCCTAATGGGTAAAGGAAAGGATGCAGCGGTTTAACACTGACACCTTCCTCTAAGTTATTCGTTAAAATTTGTTCTGTTATTAATTCATCTACGCCATCGTAGACATCATCTGTTTTAACTTTTAGGTCTCTAGCAATGCTTAAATAACTAGGCAATTTATCACCGTTATTTAATTTACCGGCCTTAATTTGGTTTAAAATCCACTCTTTAACTTTATACACTGAAGTTAATTCCATATTTACACCTCATCGCTATTTAAATCAACTAATATTTG
This region includes:
- a CDS encoding GntR family transcriptional regulator, giving the protein MELTSVYKVKEWILNQIKAGKLNNGDKLPSYLSIARDLKVKTDDVYDGVDELITEQILTNNLEEGVSVKPLHPFLYPLGELVSISEMIEEQGYNAGTEFISLDEKPATSLDAYTLEIEDKTLVTIIERIRTADQFPVVYCLDKIPNDDLTCFQYQEHRQSILNAIEQYSDKEISYAETEIEAISYEPHISDLLNASPHEGLMLLKLVHYDENDKPVFYSFNYFKSSLVKFKAVRNRV